The sequence CAACCGGATTGCTGTTCTGAGGGCAGAACGGGGCCTCTCCAGAGCCGATCTGGCTGCTGCCATCGGTGTCAACACCCAATCTGTAGGGTTCATTGAGCGAGGGGATTATGGACCCAGCCTTGAACTGGCCTTGAAGATTGCAGCAGTGTTCGAATTGCCTGTGGAAGCCATCTTTTCGCTTCAGCCCCTCACCCCCCTGAGTGCACAAGTGTATTCGACCCGCAAGGAGCCGACGTGAAGCTCATTGATCATCCTTACAGCCGAACACTGCCTTTGATGCAGCGTCGAGCACTGATTGTGGTTTTTGGCAGCAGTGCACTTCTGGCACAATTGCTCTTGCCCAGCGTGCAAACCGAAAGTGTGGCAGGGGCCCTGCCCCTGCTCCTGATTCCCCTGGCCCTGGTGTGCCACTATGCCCTGATGTCTGAGGTCTGGGTCTGGAACCGCCTGTTCCGGCCTGACCGAAACCTGGATGAGTACGAGAGGCACACCCGCAACACCTTCATTGCTCAGGCCTACAACCTGAACCGGTTCCTCATCTGGATCAGTGTTGCTGCCTTCATGGTGGGTGGAGGACTTTTGCGCAGTGTTCCTTCTTTAAATGTCTTTGCCGGAGCCAGTTTTGAAGTTGCAGTTTTGGTCTTTTTTGCCGTCGTCATGGGCGTGTTCGAGGGGCTGCCCAGATTGATTGCAGCCTGGATTGAAGACATCCCCGAAGCCTGAACCACCCACAAATCCTCACACCACCCTTCAGCGTTCCCCACATCCCTTTTTTCATTGTGCACCCGTTCCAGAACGGGTGCAGGGAGGTCCTTTTCTCCCAGGAGGTTCATCATGCAAGTATTCGTGCTTTATCAACGCAACGCAGGTTTTTACGCGCACCTGAGTGTGCTTTTGCTGCCACTCCTTCCCTGGCTGTTGGTCTGGCAGTGGCATGCTGAGCCCTGGCTGGGATTTGCCCTGGTGTGGTTGGGCTTTGGGGTTGGGCTTGCTGCCCTGCTCATTGGAATCTTGATGCTGGGGGACAGCGTCCGGTGGGGACTCAGTGGAGGTTACATCAGTCTGCGCCTGACACCCCAGCCCCAGATCTACAGTGTGCTGGCAGAGCTGTTGCATGTCTTGCTTCCTCCGCTGTTGACCACGCTCTCTCTGGGTGCTGTCTGGCTGTACGTGCACCATCTGCGTGGGGCAACCCCCCCAACCCTGGGCCCTGAAATGGTGTTGCTGGGTCTGCTGGGACTCTCAGGCACTTTTCTGGCCATGCGTCTGGTCTTCGTAAAAGTTCGGGTGCAGGCCCGCACCGTGCTTTCGATGGGGCTGACTGTTGCTTGCAGCCTTGTTTTTGCGCTGGGTGGCCTTGCCAGTGTGCTTCCTCCCACCAGCTTCCTGTATCTGGGTCTGCTCACCTGCATGTTTGTGCTGCTTGTGGGATTGAATGTGGCCCACTCGAGGCGTCCATGATGGTCATGAGATTGCGCTACATGGTGTTGTCCCAGTATCGTCCAGCATCTTACGTGCTTTCGCTGATCTTGCCGTCGCTCCTGACTGGAGCCCTCTGCAGATGGCCCCTGGTCTCTGGACTTCCTGTTGCCTTTCTGTCTCTGCTCCTGTGCATGTTGGCCTTGCCCTGGTGCTTTCCCATCGGACGCCAGAGCACTCCGGCCTGGCTGATTCCGAACCGCACCCTGTGGCCTGCCCTGGCCCTGCTCCATCACCTGATGGTGACCGTGCTGTCTCTGGGCATGTGTGCTTTGGTGGTTCATCTGTTCCACCCCCAGCTGCCTTTTGACCTTACGGTCCTCAAGCCCCTGTGGCCCATCTGGGCCCTCTGGACTGGGTTTCGCCTGTTGCTGGAGTCCAGGATGGGGCA comes from Deinococcus cellulosilyticus NBRC 106333 = KACC 11606 and encodes:
- a CDS encoding helix-turn-helix transcriptional regulator, with protein sequence MVVKQRAPSQPLYNRIAVLRAERGLSRADLAAAIGVNTQSVGFIERGDYGPSLELALKIAAVFELPVEAIFSLQPLTPLSAQVYSTRKEPT